A window of Variovorax paradoxus genomic DNA:
TAGCCGTCGGGCGCGGCCTTGGCGACCGCGTCGGTGCCGATGACGGTGGCGGCGCCGGGCCGGTTGTCGACCACGATGGGTTGCCCGAGCCGCTCCGACAGGGTCTGCCCCATCGCGCGCGCCACCAGGTCGGTGCCGCCGCCCGGCGGGAAGGGCACGACGAGCTTGATGGGGCGGTCGGGCCAGGCGTCCTGGGCGAAGACGCGCGCATGAACGCCGAGCACGGCGGAGGCGGAGAGCAGCAGGCCGAAGCGGCGGCGGGAGATGGCGAGGTCCATGGTGCGTGTCAGGAAGGTGAGGAAGAAACAGATGGCGAAAGCCGCCCGGCGGCCCAGGGCGCGAGCCCCGGCTCGCCCAGGTCCCAGTAGAGGCCGGCCATGATCCGCAGGCCTTCACGGGCCAGCGGCGCGAGCAGATGCTCGTTGGGCGCGTGCTGCGCGCAGGCGGGGTACGAATGCGGCACCCACAGCGTCGGCAAGCCCAGCAGATCGGCGAACACGTCGTTGGGCAGCGAACCCGCGAGGTTCGGCAACAGGTCCAGGCGATGCCCGCTGCTGCGCTCGATGGACTGCCGCGCCCAGCCGACCCACGGGTTCTCCACGTCGAGCCGCGTGGCCGCGCCGGTCAGCGTGACAGCTACTTCCACCTGCTCGAAGCCGTGCGCATCGAGGTGCGCGCGCACGATCCGCTGCAGGTCTTGCCAGGGCGTGCCGACCACGAAGCGCAGCTGGCAATGCGCCACGGCCTCCGAGGGGATCGCGTTGACCGGCCGCGCGGCCGAGCCGGCGCCGAGCGCCAGCACCTCGATGGTGTTCCAGGCCACCAGCCGCTCGGCCGGGCTCAGGCCGGGCTCGCCCCAGCCTTCGTCGACGGCGGGATCGTCCGCACCGCCGCCGATGGCGATGCTGGCCAGCGCGTCGCGCACGGCCTGCGTGACCGGCGGCGGGCGCAGGGCCTCCACCAGGATGCGGCCGCGCGCATCCACCAGCGAGGCCACCGCATGGCTGATCACCGTGCCCGGGTTGATGAGCACGCCGCCCCAGTTGCCCGAGTGATAGCCGCGCGGCCGGGCGCGCAGCCGCAGGCTGAAGTTGACGGCGCCGCGCGAACCCAGGAACAGCGTGGGCCGCCCGGCGTTCACGCGCGGGCCGTCGCTGGCAATGAAGAGGTCGGCGCGCAGCTTGTCGCGCTCCTGCGCGCACACCGCGTGCAGGCCTGGCGAAGCGGCCTCCTCGCCCATCTCGACCAGCCAGGTCATGTTGTAGCCCAGGCGCCCGCCGCGCGCCTCGAGCGCTGCGGTGAGGCCGCCCAGGTTGATGCTGTGCTGGCCCTTGTTGTCGGCCGTGCCGCGCCCGTACCAGCGCTCGCCGCGCACGGTGAGCGCCCAGGGCGCGAGACCCTCTTCCCATTGCGCGTCCTGCCCGCTGACCACGTCGCCATGGCCGTAGGTCATCACCGTGGGCAGGGACGGGGCCTCGATGCGGCGCGCGATGAGGAAAGGGCCGCCGCCCGGCACCGGGTTGGCGACCACCTCGCAGGCGAAGCCGAGCGCCGCGAGCGGCGGAATCATCTCTTCGCGCAGGTAGGCCTCCAGCGCGGGCGTGGCGGCGCCGGTGTCGCTTTCGGTGCGGAAGGCGACACGGCGCTGGAGGTCGGCGAAGAAGCCTCCGCCGTCGAAATAGGCCGAGGCAGCGGCCAGGCTGTCGGTGCGTTGCATGAAGGGCGTCCTTGTCTTTGCGTGGGATGGAGCAAGTACAAGGCCTGCGGGCCGATGCTTCCAGCATCGTTTTGGCAAGCTACCATTGCCTTCAAGGCAACACTTCTCCGGCCACATGTCTCTTCCGCTTCTCAGCATCCCGATGCGGCACTTCCTCGAAGTGGCTCGCAGCGGCTCGGTCAACCAGGCGGCGGCGCGGCTCTATGTCGCGTCTTCGGCGGTGAGCCGGCAGATCGCCAAGCTCGAAGACAGCCTGGGCACGCCGCTGTTCGAGCGGCATGCGCGCGGCATGGCGCTCACGGCGGCAGGCGAGCGGCTGGCCGCGCACCTGCGCAATGCGCAGCTCGACATCGAACAGGTGGTCGAGCAGGTGCGCGACCTCGGCGGCCAGAGCGCGCGGCGCATCCGCATGGCGTGCACCGAAGGCTTCGCGGGCCACTTCATGCCGCTGGTGATGCGCAGCTTCGAGCAGGCGCACCCTGGCTGCCAGCTCGAACTGCACGTGGGCTCGCCCGACGGCGTGAGCGCGCTGCTGGCGCGTGGCGAGACAGACATCGCGCTCAAGTACGTGGTGGCGCCGGAGCCCGGCCTGGCAATAGCGCACGCCGCCACCGCGCCGGTGTACGCGGTGCTGCGGCCCGACCATCCCCTGGCACGCCAGCGCGTGGTGTCGGTGGCCGACGCGGTGCGCTACCCGCTGGCGGTGGGCGACAAGGGCGTCACCGCGCGCCAGTTGTTCGACCAGGCCTGCAGCCTGCAGGGGCTGCGCTATCACGCGATCTTCGTGAGCAATTTCTCGTCGGTGCTGCTGCCGCTGCTGCGCACGCCCGACGTGATGCTGTCGGGCCACCTCACGGTGATGCACCTGATCGACGCCGGCACGGTGGTGGCGCGGCCGTTCGCGGAAGCGCCGCTGCAGCAGCGGCAACTGCAGGTGCTGGCGCTCGAAGGCCGCACGCTGCCGCCGCTGGCGCAGGAGTTCGTGAAGCACCTGGTGGGCGCGATCGCCAGCGCGGGCCGGCGCAAGCTGGGCCGGGCGCGCGCGGGTGCGGCCGGCCCCGCCTGAGAAGGCTCAG
This region includes:
- a CDS encoding M20 family metallopeptidase, which translates into the protein MQRTDSLAAASAYFDGGGFFADLQRRVAFRTESDTGAATPALEAYLREEMIPPLAALGFACEVVANPVPGGGPFLIARRIEAPSLPTVMTYGHGDVVSGQDAQWEEGLAPWALTVRGERWYGRGTADNKGQHSINLGGLTAALEARGGRLGYNMTWLVEMGEEAASPGLHAVCAQERDKLRADLFIASDGPRVNAGRPTLFLGSRGAVNFSLRLRARPRGYHSGNWGGVLINPGTVISHAVASLVDARGRILVEALRPPPVTQAVRDALASIAIGGGADDPAVDEGWGEPGLSPAERLVAWNTIEVLALGAGSAARPVNAIPSEAVAHCQLRFVVGTPWQDLQRIVRAHLDAHGFEQVEVAVTLTGAATRLDVENPWVGWARQSIERSSGHRLDLLPNLAGSLPNDVFADLLGLPTLWVPHSYPACAQHAPNEHLLAPLAREGLRIMAGLYWDLGEPGLAPWAAGRLSPSVSSSPS
- a CDS encoding LysR family transcriptional regulator; translation: MSLPLLSIPMRHFLEVARSGSVNQAAARLYVASSAVSRQIAKLEDSLGTPLFERHARGMALTAAGERLAAHLRNAQLDIEQVVEQVRDLGGQSARRIRMACTEGFAGHFMPLVMRSFEQAHPGCQLELHVGSPDGVSALLARGETDIALKYVVAPEPGLAIAHAATAPVYAVLRPDHPLARQRVVSVADAVRYPLAVGDKGVTARQLFDQACSLQGLRYHAIFVSNFSSVLLPLLRTPDVMLSGHLTVMHLIDAGTVVARPFAEAPLQQRQLQVLALEGRTLPPLAQEFVKHLVGAIASAGRRKLGRARAGAAGPA